One genomic segment of Clostridium saccharoperbutylacetonicum N1-4(HMT) includes these proteins:
- a CDS encoding carbohydrate ABC transporter permease, whose translation MEGEGMNLNTRKNKKIVVFFLLIVGAVIMVTPFVWMLLTSFKPETEAIQMPPTLFPKSFTIESYVTLFTKMNFIVYLKNTLIIVAFSFIGLLFNAMAGYAFAKYNFPMKKVLFAAVLATMMIPSQVTMIPVYLILNTFKLTNTMAGIVLPGLVGAFSIFLFRQFMEGIPTELIEAQRIDGAKEFQIFFKLILPISKPIIAVQGILTFIGAWNSFLWPLIVANDEKFYTLSVGLSLLKGQNTSDFSLQMAGAAVMVVPILIVFSIFQKQIMDGIAVSGMK comes from the coding sequence ATGGAAGGTGAAGGTATGAATCTAAACACAAGAAAAAATAAAAAAATTGTTGTATTTTTCTTATTAATTGTAGGAGCAGTTATTATGGTAACGCCTTTTGTGTGGATGTTACTTACTTCTTTTAAACCAGAAACAGAGGCTATCCAGATGCCGCCAACGTTATTTCCTAAAAGTTTTACCATTGAAAGTTATGTGACTCTATTTACAAAAATGAATTTTATAGTTTATTTAAAAAATACATTAATAATTGTTGCGTTTTCTTTCATAGGCCTTTTATTTAATGCTATGGCAGGGTATGCATTTGCTAAATATAATTTTCCAATGAAAAAAGTATTGTTTGCAGCTGTACTTGCAACAATGATGATTCCCTCTCAAGTAACAATGATTCCAGTGTATTTAATTCTAAATACATTTAAACTTACAAATACAATGGCAGGTATTGTTCTACCAGGTCTTGTAGGTGCGTTTTCTATTTTTCTTTTTCGTCAATTTATGGAAGGCATTCCTACGGAGTTGATTGAAGCGCAAAGAATTGATGGGGCAAAGGAATTTCAAATTTTTTTCAAATTAATTTTACCAATATCAAAACCTATTATTGCAGTACAAGGAATTTTAACTTTTATTGGTGCGTGGAATAGTTTTTTGTGGCCATTGATCGTGGCAAACGATGAGAAATTTTATACCCTATCTGTAGGATTATCATTGTTAAAAGGACAAAATACTTCAGACTTTTCGTTGCAGATGGCTGGAGCAGCAGTTATGGTAGTTCCAATTTTAATAGTTTTTTCTATTTTTCAAAAACAAATTATGGATGGTATTGCGGTATCAGGTATGAAATAG
- a CDS encoding carbohydrate ABC transporter permease — protein sequence MEGFGQKLKKYKYPYLFIAPTLIILFIFSIMPIIIAFIISFTNMDLKGLVDFSNIKFTGISNYIKLFQDDLFLKAAFNTLFYVVLGVPLVIILSLIVAILLDQGTSFMFKVCRMFYYAPAITNVVAVAVIWGFLYNSNYGLFNQILKSLSLPPISWLQDVLMAKISLVALAVWRAIGMNMLIFLAALKGIPKSYYEAAQIDGANSLERFIYIKFPLLRSSIFFVTITTLIGWIQFFEEPLVMTKGGPLNSTMSMALLIYQNGFKNSNFGYAAAGSFVLFAIIIIATSVQFKFKKDNVEY from the coding sequence GTGGAAGGTTTTGGACAAAAGTTGAAAAAATATAAATATCCATATTTATTCATAGCACCCACATTGATCATTTTATTTATCTTTTCAATTATGCCTATTATTATTGCATTTATTATTAGTTTTACTAATATGGATTTAAAAGGTCTTGTTGATTTTTCAAATATTAAATTTACTGGAATAAGCAATTATATAAAACTTTTTCAAGATGACTTGTTTTTGAAGGCGGCATTTAATACATTGTTTTATGTTGTTTTAGGTGTACCACTTGTAATCATATTATCTTTAATTGTTGCAATTTTATTAGATCAGGGCACAAGTTTTATGTTTAAAGTTTGTCGTATGTTTTATTATGCACCAGCAATTACCAATGTAGTAGCTGTAGCAGTTATTTGGGGCTTTTTGTATAATAGCAATTATGGTTTGTTTAATCAAATATTAAAATCATTAAGTTTACCGCCAATATCATGGCTTCAAGACGTTCTAATGGCAAAGATTTCTTTGGTTGCCCTTGCAGTATGGAGAGCAATTGGTATGAATATGCTTATATTTTTAGCAGCATTAAAGGGGATTCCAAAGTCTTATTATGAAGCAGCACAGATTGATGGAGCAAATAGTTTAGAAAGGTTTATATATATTAAATTTCCTCTTCTTAGGTCTTCAATTTTCTTTGTGACGATTACTACATTAATAGGCTGGATTCAATTTTTTGAAGAGCCTTTAGTTATGACTAAAGGTGGTCCGTTGAATTCTACTATGTCTATGGCATTGTTAATTTATCAAAATGGTTTTAAAAATAGTAATTTTGGTTATGCGGCAGCTGGATCATTTGTATTATTTGCAATTATTATCATTGCAACAAGTGTTCAATTCAAATTTAAAAAAGACAATGTTGAATATTAG